One window of the Leptotrichia massiliensis genome contains the following:
- a CDS encoding glycoside hydrolase family 108 protein, with protein MNRFDKIFNFMLAVEGGYTNDKNDKGGETTWGVTKEEARRNGYNGSMKNLTQDFAKRILEKDYYLKNCLNEVRNDKVALSICDWSFNSGKWATKKAQVTLNKFFGYDLVVDGIFGIKTIKALNEVEEQGKSEEFLKNYHNLQRKFYHSVVEYNPTQKDFLKGWLNRVDKKEKYLKEMV; from the coding sequence ATGAATAGATTTGACAAAATTTTCAACTTTATGTTGGCTGTCGAGGGTGGTTATACTAACGATAAGAATGATAAGGGTGGAGAAACAACATGGGGAGTTACAAAAGAGGAAGCAAGAAGAAACGGATACAATGGCTCTATGAAAAATTTAACACAAGATTTTGCAAAAAGAATACTGGAAAAGGATTATTATCTAAAAAATTGTTTGAATGAAGTAAGAAATGATAAGGTTGCACTTTCAATATGTGACTGGAGTTTTAACTCGGGAAAATGGGCAACTAAAAAAGCACAAGTGACATTAAATAAATTTTTTGGTTATGATCTAGTTGTAGATGGTATTTTTGGAATCAAAACTATAAAAGCTTTAAATGAAGTAGAAGAGCAGGGAAAATCTGAAGAATTTTTAAAAAATTATCATAATTTACAAAGAAAATTTTATCACTCTGTTGTGGAATACAATCCAACACAAAAAGATTTTTTAAAAGGATGGCTAAATCGTGTTGATAAAAAAGAAAAATACTTAAAGGAGATGGTGTAA
- a CDS encoding tyrosine-type recombinase/integrase, producing MNKNWEIYKEYLNSCIVRNESVKNTTYRTYTNSMKQFVEYLRRYENNCYLLNRKNSKNMVVILERYIRYCREVKGNNASTINNKITAISSFYIWAVKRDLVEVHPFRDKLDRLKVTDVEKRRKSYYLNSKEIVEIQVKMKLSEKYDLQDQIIFNLIIDTGCRISALHSIKMSNLDLENGIINGIVEKEQKIVEFVIFENTLNLIKEWLKCRKGNIEYLFVTKYNGVFKQMSKSTIRDRVRKIGKLVGIDNLYPHTLRKTSINLLAEVGGIELASEFANHSGIDVTKKHYIKKTTAKDRKNKLLEIRKKAGF from the coding sequence ATGAACAAAAATTGGGAAATCTACAAGGAATATCTGAACAGTTGTATAGTGAGAAATGAAAGTGTAAAAAACACAACATATAGGACTTACACAAACAGTATGAAACAATTTGTTGAGTATTTACGACGATATGAAAATAATTGTTATTTATTGAACAGAAAAAATTCCAAAAACATGGTGGTTATTTTAGAACGATACATAAGATACTGCAGGGAAGTAAAAGGAAACAATGCAAGTACTATCAACAACAAAATAACAGCAATAAGTAGCTTCTATATATGGGCTGTTAAAAGAGATTTAGTGGAGGTGCATCCGTTTCGGGATAAACTAGACAGATTAAAAGTTACAGATGTGGAAAAGAGGAGAAAAAGCTATTATTTAAACAGTAAGGAAATAGTGGAAATACAAGTGAAAATGAAATTGTCTGAAAAATATGATTTGCAAGATCAGATAATATTCAATCTTATTATTGATACTGGATGTCGAATATCGGCATTACATTCAATTAAAATGAGTAATTTAGATTTAGAAAATGGGATAATAAATGGAATTGTAGAAAAAGAACAAAAAATTGTGGAATTTGTGATATTTGAAAACACGTTAAATTTGATAAAGGAGTGGTTGAAATGTAGGAAAGGCAACATAGAATACTTATTTGTTACTAAATACAACGGAGTATTTAAGCAAATGAGCAAATCAACTATACGTGATCGAGTTAGAAAAATAGGAAAACTTGTAGGAATAGATAATTTATATCCTCACACGTTAAGGAAAACTAGTATTAATTTATTGGCGGAAGTCGGTGGAATTGAATTAGCAAGTGAATTTGCAAATCATTCTGGGATTGATGTTACAAAGAAACATTACATCAAGAAAACTACTGCAAAAGATAGGAAAAATAAATTGCTAGAAATTCGCAAAAAAGCGGGATTTTAG
- a CDS encoding baseplate J/gp47 family protein, which translates to MARIEIPSLNEIIETMSSGIKESNVDFSGDKRTIWYMMIGYPVGRLAQQKLYKIQYLADKANIYKAENEELDDILNGNFNFPRKQPSFSKAFVTLNAVNGTTVDIGELGVKTVSGIEFFNINTATATNNTITLEFECETAGSIGNIASNEITKFITTVSGILSINSNTAGEGGQDRENDIKYRDRWFNSRFRSYWNIDGIKSALMDLDGVESVYVNENHEPITVNGIEQKSVIIVVDGGINSQIAQTIFEKKDQAIKSVGDIKGIAKDTSGVEREIYFYRPKIIKIDAKYTSIPANYATDNKAKIDNLINNYIKSKGVNGFISAYECFIESIRPNIPEIDLKHLDLSFKLASDSEYSTNLQLKIREKGELNV; encoded by the coding sequence ATGGCAAGAATAGAAATACCAAGTTTAAATGAAATAATAGAAACTATGAGTTCTGGAATAAAAGAAAGTAATGTTGATTTTTCAGGAGATAAAAGAACAATTTGGTATATGATGATAGGTTACCCAGTTGGAAGATTGGCTCAACAAAAATTATATAAAATACAATATTTGGCGGATAAAGCAAATATATATAAAGCTGAAAATGAAGAATTAGACGATATTTTAAATGGAAATTTCAATTTTCCTAGAAAACAGCCTAGTTTTTCAAAAGCATTCGTAACTTTGAATGCTGTAAATGGAACGACAGTAGATATTGGAGAATTAGGAGTTAAGACAGTTAGTGGCATTGAATTTTTTAATATAAACACAGCAACAGCAACTAATAATACGATCACATTAGAATTTGAATGTGAAACAGCTGGAAGTATTGGAAACATTGCAAGTAATGAAATAACTAAATTTATAACTACTGTTTCAGGAATATTGTCAATAAATTCTAATACAGCAGGAGAAGGGGGACAAGACAGGGAAAATGATATTAAATATAGGGATAGATGGTTTAATTCGAGATTTAGAAGTTATTGGAATATTGATGGTATAAAATCAGCATTAATGGATTTGGACGGCGTAGAAAGTGTTTATGTTAATGAAAATCATGAGCCAATAACTGTAAATGGAATTGAACAGAAAAGTGTAATTATAGTTGTTGACGGCGGTATAAATTCACAAATAGCACAGACAATATTTGAAAAGAAAGACCAAGCAATAAAATCAGTAGGGGATATAAAAGGGATAGCCAAAGATACTTCAGGAGTTGAAAGGGAAATTTATTTTTATAGACCTAAAATAATAAAGATAGATGCAAAATATACATCTATTCCAGCAAATTATGCAACTGATAATAAAGCAAAAATAGATAATTTGATTAATAACTATATAAAATCTAAAGGGGTAAATGGTTTTATAAGTGCCTATGAATGTTTTATAGAAAGCATAAGGCCAAATATACCAGAAATTGATTTAAAACATTTAGATTTATCATTCAAACTTGCTTCTGATAGTGAATATTCAACAAATTTACAGCTAAAAATTAGGGAAAAAGGTGAGTTGAATGTATAA
- a CDS encoding phage baseplate plug family protein, whose translation MRINIDKTLFPLKFTLRILDKNFKLLFKEHRMLINDDELNPIYKSRIYLDIFDEDENLLLKNEKLVFGVPVGLYLSRDRSNNRNLSFPYAYIFPFSEDKIEREVSYENLNNTVFIEFIELEEEE comes from the coding sequence ATGAGAATAAATATAGACAAAACATTATTTCCGTTAAAATTCACACTTAGGATATTAGATAAAAATTTTAAATTGTTATTTAAGGAACATAGAATGCTTATAAATGACGATGAATTGAATCCGATATACAAAAGTCGTATTTATTTGGATATTTTTGATGAGGATGAAAATTTATTGCTAAAAAATGAAAAACTTGTTTTTGGAGTTCCTGTTGGACTTTATCTTTCAAGAGATAGAAGTAATAATAGAAATTTATCATTTCCTTATGCTTATATTTTCCCATTTTCCGAAGATAAGATTGAAAGAGAAGTGAGTTATGAAAACTTAAATAACACGGTATTTATAGAATTTATTGAGTTGGAAGAAGAGGAATAA
- a CDS encoding phage baseplate protein, with product MDLNSYVGQFDSYKNQIKDYGRQAKSKLDDYIGKYLNKYKKGVYLNDIPLDWVKISENQKGSLKEYPLDPSSVPDQIQTNLRIGNQEFSLDIMFNFNNKEKKELYQKIKELFRKKEQVKIITKDEIFENLLITGISRDVNSDNYSFKLNIVQYQTAKIVSTGEVAGSEATQVNQTTTVGTQGVTSSNVSGGYLK from the coding sequence ATGGATTTAAATAGTTATGTAGGACAATTTGATAGTTATAAAAATCAAATTAAAGACTATGGTAGACAGGCTAAAAGTAAGCTGGATGATTATATTGGTAAATATCTCAATAAATATAAAAAAGGAGTATATTTGAATGATATTCCACTTGATTGGGTTAAAATTTCTGAAAATCAAAAGGGAAGTTTAAAGGAATATCCGTTAGATCCATCTTCTGTTCCAGACCAAATTCAAACGAATTTACGAATTGGTAATCAAGAGTTTAGTTTAGATATTATGTTTAACTTCAATAATAAAGAAAAAAAGGAACTTTATCAAAAAATAAAAGAACTTTTTAGAAAAAAAGAACAAGTAAAAATAATAACTAAAGATGAGATATTTGAAAATTTACTTATAACTGGAATATCAAGAGACGTTAATTCAGATAATTATAGTTTTAAATTGAATATTGTGCAATACCAAACAGCTAAAATAGTTTCAACTGGAGAAGTTGCGGGAAGTGAAGCCACACAGGTAAATCAAACAACAACGGTAGGTACACAAGGGGTAACTTCAAGCAATGTTTCAGGAGGCTACTTAAAATGA
- a CDS encoding phage tail tape measure protein, with translation MANDMIINIKSTADKSGIDAVDKAVEDLTSSSKKAGKSVDELGNEVKKAGRGKSELDKVKDGLGGVGKGAKDAKKGVDVLAGGFKSLMASMLPVLSAAAVVGFVKKSLEVFGEFEKGMNAIFTLLPKKSAEAEKAMGTRVRNMAKTYGIEMADATDAVYNALSAGVSEDNVFKFVETGVKASKAGMASLSDATATLNTIMNNYRNDNLDVMNVSDLLFATIKKGVTSFPELASSIGDVLPTTAAANVSFQQVAATMATLTATMGKGSTAKAGTSMRAMFEELNNSGSKTYKMFKQLNGGVDFKTFMKNGGNVSDALGMIEKKAQSTGKTVADMFTSVESKKAVNILTSNKKVFDENLEEFKNVAGATDEAYKKMNRGWAAASGRLKAGFQDTMISFGDAIAPVAELIGTGLIGALNLVTPSIDLLGQGIDKVLEPIRNLQEAWGFLNNKFENQNQAQEALKELSPEVRNLIEPLSQVKSKFDEISSAFGSAFSEALPKLQEAFGGVFDAFMSSFVEPIQEKVNEVFSNLFGDFNIDDINFGEVFQSMFDGIITYVEIIKPVVEGLGTLFNSTFSIIMDVAGMAGQFVIDTLSKMGISSEDLKSFFQDLGTIAGAVFGGIGKVLQTAWSVIKPILEKAIGLVSDLVGWIGKVSFDGISKGASALAGFLGGGNKPKKALGDDNFSGGTTTISEQGKELFATPSGMLGVSPNSRAEMMLPKGTQIFSNKKTQKIINMAKNIFNNKGSEQKIVNGENKIAIEMPINIANVTQEQVEKLNKLRPIIMSIVENVLSDKESERSYKWGDI, from the coding sequence ATGGCAAATGATATGATTATAAATATTAAATCTACGGCTGATAAAAGTGGAATTGACGCTGTTGATAAAGCTGTTGAGGATTTAACCTCTTCTTCAAAAAAAGCGGGTAAAAGCGTTGATGAACTTGGAAATGAAGTGAAAAAAGCAGGTAGAGGTAAATCAGAACTTGACAAAGTGAAAGATGGTTTAGGTGGAGTTGGAAAAGGAGCAAAGGACGCTAAAAAAGGTGTTGATGTTTTAGCCGGAGGATTTAAAAGTTTAATGGCATCAATGCTTCCTGTTTTAAGTGCGGCTGCAGTTGTAGGTTTTGTAAAGAAGTCGTTGGAAGTGTTCGGAGAATTTGAAAAAGGTATGAATGCAATTTTTACTTTATTACCTAAAAAATCAGCGGAAGCTGAAAAAGCAATGGGAACTAGAGTGAGAAATATGGCTAAAACGTATGGTATTGAAATGGCGGACGCAACAGATGCTGTGTATAATGCTTTATCTGCTGGAGTATCCGAAGATAATGTTTTCAAGTTTGTTGAAACAGGAGTAAAGGCAAGTAAGGCTGGTATGGCAAGTTTGAGTGACGCAACAGCAACACTTAACACTATAATGAATAACTACAGAAATGATAATTTAGATGTAATGAATGTTTCTGATTTATTATTTGCTACGATAAAAAAAGGGGTAACATCATTTCCAGAATTAGCAAGTAGTATTGGAGATGTACTGCCAACAACAGCGGCAGCTAATGTATCATTTCAACAAGTTGCGGCCACAATGGCAACGTTGACAGCTACAATGGGTAAAGGTTCAACTGCTAAAGCTGGAACATCAATGAGAGCAATGTTTGAAGAATTAAATAACTCAGGAAGTAAAACGTACAAAATGTTTAAACAGTTGAATGGTGGAGTTGATTTTAAAACGTTTATGAAAAATGGTGGAAACGTATCAGATGCACTGGGAATGATTGAGAAAAAAGCACAATCAACTGGGAAAACAGTGGCTGATATGTTTACTTCTGTTGAGTCAAAAAAGGCTGTAAATATTCTTACTTCAAATAAAAAAGTTTTTGATGAAAATTTAGAAGAATTTAAGAATGTAGCTGGAGCAACTGATGAAGCCTATAAAAAAATGAACAGAGGTTGGGCCGCTGCTTCAGGAAGATTAAAGGCTGGATTTCAAGATACAATGATTAGTTTTGGAGATGCAATTGCACCAGTAGCAGAATTGATAGGAACAGGATTAATCGGAGCATTAAATCTTGTAACCCCATCTATTGATTTGCTTGGGCAAGGAATAGATAAGGTTCTTGAACCAATTAGAAATTTACAAGAGGCTTGGGGATTTTTAAACAATAAATTTGAAAATCAAAATCAAGCACAAGAAGCATTAAAAGAACTTTCGCCAGAAGTGCGAAATCTTATTGAACCATTATCACAAGTTAAGTCGAAATTTGATGAAATTTCATCAGCGTTTGGTTCGGCATTTTCAGAAGCATTACCTAAACTACAAGAAGCCTTTGGAGGAGTTTTTGACGCTTTTATGTCAAGTTTTGTAGAACCTATACAAGAAAAAGTAAATGAAGTATTCAGCAATCTTTTTGGGGATTTTAATATTGATGATATTAATTTTGGGGAAGTATTTCAATCTATGTTTGACGGAATAATCACATATGTTGAAATTATTAAACCAGTAGTAGAGGGATTGGGAACTTTGTTTAATTCAACATTTTCAATAATAATGGATGTCGCTGGAATGGCTGGGCAGTTTGTTATTGATACACTTTCTAAAATGGGAATTTCGAGTGAAGATTTAAAAAGTTTTTTCCAAGATTTAGGTACAATAGCAGGTGCTGTATTCGGTGGAATAGGAAAAGTATTGCAAACTGCTTGGAGTGTAATTAAACCAATATTAGAAAAAGCGATAGGTTTAGTATCTGATTTAGTTGGTTGGATAGGAAAGGTAAGTTTTGACGGAATCTCAAAAGGTGCAAGTGCATTGGCTGGATTCTTAGGTGGAGGAAATAAGCCAAAAAAGGCATTGGGAGATGATAATTTTTCAGGTGGAACAACAACCATATCTGAACAAGGAAAAGAATTATTTGCCACACCTAGCGGAATGCTTGGAGTATCGCCAAATTCAAGAGCTGAAATGATGTTGCCAAAAGGAACTCAAATATTTAGTAATAAGAAAACACAAAAAATAATAAATATGGCAAAAAATATATTTAATAATAAAGGTTCTGAGCAAAAAATAGTTAATGGCGAAAATAAAATTGCAATAGAAATGCCCATAAATATTGCAAATGTTACTCAAGAACAGGTAGAAAAACTTAACAAACTAAGGCCAATTATTATGTCAATAGTTGAAAATGTTTTAAGTGATAAAGAAAGCGAAAGAAGCTACAAATGGGGTGATATTTAA
- a CDS encoding phage neck terminator protein, whose translation MDKIEDFRKLLNSFSDNKWQIINGDILAQTPNYPYIEMFIINYSPDFHNQSVEVVEKENKTLVEQNIKTHNATLQLNCRHKSLTESVALANELFKIINYVKREIINNNGFGIKDMSNIKSLNDFEGGKWNYCYSFDVEISFDVIEDRIIESIETVKTDIKNKQEVIRNE comes from the coding sequence ATGGACAAGATTGAAGATTTTAGAAAATTGTTGAATAGTTTTAGTGATAACAAATGGCAAATAATCAATGGAGATATATTGGCTCAAACTCCAAACTATCCATATATTGAAATGTTTATAATAAATTACAGTCCAGACTTTCATAATCAAAGTGTAGAAGTTGTAGAAAAAGAAAACAAAACTTTAGTAGAACAGAATATAAAAACACATAATGCAACACTTCAGCTTAATTGTAGACACAAAAGTTTGACAGAATCCGTTGCATTAGCTAATGAACTATTTAAAATTATTAACTATGTAAAAAGAGAAATAATTAATAATAATGGTTTTGGAATAAAAGATATGTCAAATATAAAAAGTCTAAATGACTTTGAGGGTGGAAAATGGAATTACTGTTATTCATTTGATGTTGAAATTTCCTTTGATGTTATTGAGGATAGAATAATTGAATCAATTGAAACAGTAAAAACAGATATAAAAAATAAACAGGAGGTAATAAGAAATGAGTAA